The following proteins are co-located in the Apium graveolens cultivar Ventura chromosome 5, ASM990537v1, whole genome shotgun sequence genome:
- the LOC141660231 gene encoding uncharacterized protein LOC141660231, whose amino-acid sequence MIYELQRKMDRDSGVEIGETLTPFSHSLEGIPRQRDLKHYNFDSFDGLGDPKEHLNYFEQIAQIYYYNDLTKSWFFASTLKGGARRWFSRIPSRSIHSWKEFRASFLRRFRANKTHEMHMCHLKTIRQHDNESLSAYMRRFQEAINKVSSLDEMEALSIFRRKLDPKHNERYIVELINKEPQSLAAAYSMAARFIKETDVLQPMQTPPESRPYNRQCDYHETHGHKTENCLSLKYFIEDQVKKGNMNKYLVRDNSGGEAQKKGKNVVNVVLGGSYSPPRSPDFGEEVLSIQSLPDLVISFSSKDYEGVNPHHNAGLVVTLDIFDNEGLVMAETHKDNKRKATVLRKQQSMKKHRPRTREESKKTSPEEPESNQVMVLDKINQVLDQPYPTMQATKEPEQANIYLKKNSEARIHQMISNKEQAKIEAAVETEEVEVDESNSGKKDPYPLPNIDQLIDATSGHVMLSFMDAFSGYNQIKVNPKDIPKTSFITHRAVYAYVMLPFGLTSTGSTYQRAMNKIFKSHIGRNLECYVDDMISKSTTIPGHVEDLKECFENLRKNQLKLNPEKCTFGVGADFIIECNFPEEDPEPMDMDQDPKIDTSPGAWTLKVDGSSTSERLGAGLILKSPEGFKIQTAISFSFPATNNQAEYEALIAGLKLSRTPRVQDLKIYSNSQIVVRQTNGEYIAKDPTLAKYQALVQSYLASILSHQVLQICREENDKVDILSKLVRNSSDLDCSVYFEELHKPSIESGEVLEIESTQNWMTPFINYLDKGELPEDKGKAQRLKAKAVKFFFEEGVLYRRTFSSPILKCISPEEAKLLLANHSSGYNRIRQEVQGMPVLQQCVPDKPSPTILSPVTYPLRHLGY is encoded by the exons ATGATCTATGAATTGCAGAGGAAGATGGACAGAGACTCAGGGGTGGAGATTGGAGAAACACTCACTCCTTTTAGCCACTCCTTGGAAGGTATCCCCCGGCAGCGGGACTTGAAgcattacaactttgactcctTTGATGGTCTAGGAGACCCGAAGGAGCACCTAAACTACTTTGAGCAGATAGCGCAGATATACTACTACAACGACTTGACGAAATCATGGTTCTTCGCTTCAACTCTTAAGGGAGGGGCCCGgagatggttcagcagaatcccctCCCGCAGCATCCACTCTTGGAAGGAATTTCGAGCCTCCTTCCTTCGAAGATTTCGGGCAAACAAAACGcacgaaatgcacatgtgtcacctgaAGACAATCCGGCAGCATGACAATGAGTCTCTTTCTGCATACATGCGccggttccaggaagcaatcaataaagtttcaagttTAGATGAGATGGAAGCTTTAAGCATTTTCAGAAGAAAATTGGACCCAAAGCATAATGAGAGATATATAGTGGAGCTAATCAATAAGGAGCCGCAAAGCCTGGCAGCAGCTTACTCAATGGCTGCCAGATTCATTAAGGAAACAGATGTGCTCCAG CCAATGCAAACTCCTCCAGAGAGCAGACCCTACAATAGGCAGTGTGATTATCACGAGACCCATGGCCACAAGACCGAGAATtgcttatcactcaagtactttatTGAGGACCAAGTGAAGAAGGGGAATATGAACAAGTACTTAGTTCGGGACAACAGCGGAGGGGAAGCACAGAAGAAAGGAAAGAATGTAGTCAATGTGGTCCTAGGCGGATCCTACTCCCCACCCAGGAGCCCGGACTTCGGCGAAGAAGTGCTCTCAATCCAATCACTCCCAGAcctggtgatatccttcagcagcaaggactacGAAGGAGTCAACCCTCATCATAATGCAGGTTTGGTTGTCACTCTGGACATCTTTGACAATGAA GGGTTAGTTATGGCAGAAACCCATAAAGATAACAAGAGGAAGGCGACGGTCCTTCGCAAACAACAAAGCATGAAAAAGCACCGACCCCGGACAAGGGAAGAATCAAAAAAAACAAGTCCAGAAGAACCGGagagcaaccaagtcatggtactGGACAAGATAAACCAAGTCCTAGACCAACCTTATCCTACAATGCAAGCAACCAAAGAACCTGAACAAGCAAACATCTATCTGAAGAAGAACTCTGAAGCCCGAATTCATCAAATGATTTCAAACAAAGAGCAAGCAAAAATCGAGGCCGCAGTCGAAACAGAAGAAGTCGAAGTAGATGAAAGCAATTCTGGCAAAAAA GACCCGTATCCTCTTCCAAACATTGATCAACTGATAGATGCCACCTCAGGACATgtcatgctaagtttcatggatgcctTCTCTGGATACAACCAGATAAAGGTGAACCCGAAGGACATTCCTAAGACAtcattcataactcacagagcagtctaCGCTTATGTGATGCTACCTTTCGGGCTTACCAGTACaggatccacttaccaaagagcaatgaacaagatattcaagtcccaTATTGGGAGGAATTTGGAGtgctatgtcgatgacatgatttccAAATCAACAACTATACCAGGGCATGTGGAAGATCTGAAGGAATGCTTTGAAAACCTAAGAAAGAACCAGCTCAAGCTAAATCCGGAGAAATGCACCTTCGGAGTAGGAGCAG atttcataatcgaatgcaacttcccTGAAGAAGACCCGGAACCAATGGACATGGACCAGGACCCAAAAATTGATACAAGTCCGGGAGCCTGGACCTTAAAggtagatggttcttcaacaagcgAGAGGTTAGGAGCCGGACTCATACTCAAGAGTCCAGAAGGATTCAAGATTCAGACAGCTATATCTTTCAGCTTCCCAGCAACAAACAatcaagcagaatatgaggcgTTGATCGCAGGACTAAAGCTCTCCCGGACTCCAAGGGTCCAAGACTTAAAAATCTACAGCAACTCCCAGATAGTGGTCAGGCAAACAAATGGGGAATACATAGCAAAGGACCCTACTCTGGCGAAGTACCAAGCACTGGTTCAGAGCTACTTAGCTTCAATTCTAAGCCACCAAGTCCTTCAGATATGCCGAGAAGAAAATGATAAAGTGGATATCCTATCCAAATTAGTCCGGAATTCATCAGATCTGGACTGCTCAGTCTACTTCGAAGAACTCCACAAACCATCCATTGAATCCGGAGAGGTCTTGGAAATAGAAAGCACTCAAAATTGGATGACTCCCTTCATAAACTACTTGGACAAAGGGGAGCTCCCAGAAGACAAAGGAAAAGCTCAAAGATTGAAAGCAAAAGCAGTCAAGTTCTTCTTCGAAGAAGGAGTACTCTACCGCAGGACCTTCTCATCTCCTATCCTGAAATGTATTAgcccagaagaagcaaa gctactactggccaaccaTTCATCAGGATACAATAGAATTCGTCAAGAAGTGCAAGGAATGCCAGTTCTTCAGCAATGTGTCCCAGATAAGCCCAGTCCTACCATCCTCAGTCCTGTCACCTATCCCCTTCGGCATTTGGGGTATTGA